Proteins co-encoded in one Actinomadura luteofluorescens genomic window:
- a CDS encoding beta-ketoacyl synthase N-terminal-like domain-containing protein has protein sequence MNTVISAMALMSPAGVGAGPFGEAIRAGVPLPGGAVEDFRTEAPDPSARPVRLVDRPSAMAIAAIGDLLGPDVLAGWPPHRRALVLGSGAAGIDQSMTLTRDSLTRPRPDNVNPALVPACVMNYASAQAAMAFDLRGPNATVTAGAATGLAALRYARRLLASGRADAVVCGAYEDLNDRRAAIAEAAGREARPAEGCGVFLVEPAERARSHGRPVLAEVLALESRVFDEPCHAPAVLDAAVRRALRTGGAAPENVGLLVPSGQEDAGLRLPAHTRVLRPSEIVGDAFGAAAALQVAAAIAVRDASRERASLDPAGGLALITTIDTDGHAACCLLRTGGRGGPGT, from the coding sequence GTGAACACCGTCATCTCGGCGATGGCGCTGATGTCGCCCGCGGGCGTCGGCGCGGGCCCGTTCGGCGAGGCGATCCGCGCGGGCGTGCCGCTTCCCGGCGGCGCGGTCGAGGACTTCCGCACCGAGGCCCCCGACCCGTCCGCGCGTCCCGTCCGGCTGGTCGACCGGCCCTCCGCGATGGCGATCGCCGCGATCGGGGACCTGCTCGGCCCGGACGTCCTCGCCGGATGGCCGCCGCACCGCCGGGCGCTCGTGCTCGGCAGCGGCGCCGCCGGGATCGACCAGTCGATGACGCTGACCCGGGACTCGCTGACCCGCCCCCGGCCCGACAACGTCAACCCGGCGCTCGTCCCGGCGTGCGTGATGAACTACGCCAGCGCGCAGGCCGCGATGGCGTTCGACCTGCGGGGACCGAACGCGACCGTCACGGCGGGCGCCGCGACCGGCCTCGCCGCGCTGCGGTACGCGCGGCGGCTGCTCGCCTCCGGCCGGGCCGACGCCGTGGTGTGCGGCGCCTACGAGGACCTGAACGACCGGCGCGCGGCGATCGCCGAGGCCGCCGGGCGCGAGGCCCGCCCCGCCGAGGGGTGCGGCGTGTTCCTCGTCGAGCCCGCGGAGCGGGCGCGGTCCCACGGCCGGCCGGTGCTGGCCGAGGTCCTCGCGCTGGAGAGCCGCGTCTTCGACGAGCCCTGCCACGCCCCCGCCGTGCTGGACGCCGCCGTGCGCAGAGCGCTGCGCACCGGCGGCGCCGCCCCCGAGAACGTCGGCCTCCTCGTGCCCTCCGGGCAGGAGGACGCCGGCCTGCGCCTTCCGGCGCACACCCGCGTCCTGCGGCCCTCGGAGATCGTCGGCGACGCCTTCGGCGCCGCCGCCGCGCTCCAGGTCGCCGCCGCGATCGCGGTCCGCGACGCAAGCCGAGAGCGAGCCTCCCTTGACCCCGCCGGTGGTCTCGCACTGATCACCACCATCGACACCGACGGGCACGCCGCGTGCTGCTTGCTGCGGACCGGCGGCCGAGGAGGACCAGGAACATGA